A stretch of the Vidua chalybeata isolate OUT-0048 chromosome Z, bVidCha1 merged haplotype, whole genome shotgun sequence genome encodes the following:
- the NIPSNAP3A gene encoding protein NipSnap homolog 3A isoform X1: MLPPALLRRPLAAAAGLALPHAGPQVRLATGPRQNNGIFYEIRTYDIKPAKMKEFLKMVNKYFHFRTAHSELVGFWYSELGAMNKVFHIWKYDNFAHRTAVWHALANDKDWQGKFISEALPLVEKQHNEVVYLVPWCQLGKPSKKGGVYEWVTFQMKPGGPALWGEAFRAAINAHINTGYKLIGVFHTEYGLLNTIHVLWWNESPDHRAAGRHSAHEDARVVAAVRDSVRFLESLQNVLLIPLQCSLLK, encoded by the exons gTACGCCTTGCTACAGGGCCCAGACAAAATAATGGCATTTTCTATGAAATTCGCACATATGATATTAAGCCAGCGAAGATGAAGGAGTTTTTGAAAATGGTCAACAAGTACTTTCACTTTCGCACAGCTCACTCGGAGCTGGTGGGATTCTGGTACTCAGAGCTGGGAGCGATGAACAAGGTGTTCCACATTTGGAAGTACG ATAATTTTGCCCACAGAACAGCAGTCTGGCATGCACTAGCAAATGACAAAGACTGGCAGGGAAAATTCATCTCTGAGGCTCTCCCCTTGGTAGAGAAGCAGCACAATGAAGTTGTTTATCTGGTGCCCTGGTGTCAGCTTGGGAAGCCTTCAAAGAAAGGGG GTGTATATGAATGGGTTACTTTCCAGATGAAGCCTGGTGGGCCAGCATTGTGGGGTGAAGCATTTCGAGCTGCAATCAATGCTCACATCAACACAGGATATAAGCTGATCGGTGTTTTCCACACAGAATATGGATTACTTAACACAA TCCATGTGTTGTGGTGGAATGAGAGCCCAGATCACCGGGCAGCAGGAAGACACAGTGCCCATGAAGATGCCAGAGTTGTAGCAGCTG TGCGTGACAGTGTCAGATTCCTGGAGTCCCTGCAAAATGTGCTTCTGATTCCTCTGCAATGCTCACTGCTGAAGTAA